Proteins from a single region of Cydia strobilella chromosome 2, ilCydStro3.1, whole genome shotgun sequence:
- the LOC134751789 gene encoding lachesin-like yields MLLGKLLFCIHFGLVFHVVICYKDTAEVPRFEDSLNNLTVSLGREAVFTCVVNDLGSYRVAWLRVDTQTILTIAGHVITKNHRIAVNHSDRRVWFLHIHDVRQADRGWYMCQLNTDPMKSQTAYLDVVVPPDILDYPTSSDQVAREGANVSLRCAAHGVPTPNVVWRREAGDLLLATNFSDTQNSSVSGAALHLVKVSRLHMGAYLCIASNGVPPSVSKRIMLVVHFPPIMTIQNQLVGAKEGDTVHLDCHSEAFPRSINYWTINDQIISQSDKRFEITAVERGYEVDMRLKIKKVVRSTFGTYSCISKNSLGDTDGTIKLYSLTGKFEEAQYNEVGEDETPDVSELEALKRSGACAVVHLALPLLLLPAL; encoded by the exons AGGTCCCCCGCTTTGAAGATAGCCTTAACAACTTGACCGTGTCATTAGGAAGAGAGGCGGTCTTCACTTGTGTCGTCAATGACCTTGGATCTTACAGG GTGGCGTGGTTACGCGTGGACACGCAGACTATCCTGACGATTGCAGGCCACGTGATCACGAAGAACCATAGGATTGCTGTTAACCACAGCGACAGGAGAGTCTGGTTCCTCCACATACATGACGTTCGGCAGGCGGATCGCGGCTGGTACATGTGTCAGCTTAACACCGACCCTATGAAGAGCCAAACTGCCTACTTGGACGTTGTAG tGCCGCCGGATATCTTGGACTACCCCACGAGCAGCGATCAGGTGGCAAGGGAGGGCGCCAACGTGTCGTTGCGGTGCGCGGCGCACGGCGTGCCCACGCCTAACGTGGTTTGGCGGCGCGAGGCTGGTGACCTGCTGCTCGCTACCAACTTTAGCGACACTCAAa ATTCATCAGTGAGCGGCGCGGCGCTGCACCTGGTGAAGGTGTCGCGGCTGCACATGGGCGCCTACCTTTGCATCGCGAGCAACGGCGTGCCGCCCTCCGTCAGCAAGCGCATCATGCTGGTGGTGCACT TTCCCCCTATTATGACAATACAGAACCAGCTGGTGGGAGCAAAGGAGGGCGACACGGTGCATCTTGACTGCCACTCGGAAGCTTTTCCCAGATCTATCAACTATTGGACGATAAACGACCAAATCATATCACAGT CGGACAAAAGATTCGAGATCACCGCAGTGGAAAGAGGGTACGAAGTGGACATGCGGTTGAAGATCAAGAAAGTAGTGCGGTCCACGTTCGGCACATACAGTTGCATATCAAAGAACTCGCTTGGCGACACCGACGGGACAATCAAATTGTACT CGCTGACGGGCAAGTTTGAGGAGGCGCAGTACAACGAGGTGGGCGAAGATGAGACGCCGGACGTCAGCGAGCTCGAAGCACTAAAGCGCAGTGGCGCGTGCGCAGTTGTTCACCTCGCGCTTCCGCTGCTGCTACTTCCCGCGTTATAA